A part of Homoserinibacter sp. YIM 151385 genomic DNA contains:
- a CDS encoding tartrate dehydrogenase, whose product MSSPRHHAVAVLPGDGIGVEVMPPALEAVDLLGGLHGFEVAWTEYPWGCDHYLEHGAMMPEDGIAALAEHDAILLGAVGAPGVPDHVSLWGLLIPIRRAFDQYVNLRPALLLPGVESPLRETAGGIDILVVRENSEGEYSEIGGRVFPGTDRELALQEAVFSRRGIERVVRFAAGLAESRGGTLVSATKSNGIIHSMPFWDEVFADVLAEHPGVEGRLLHVDALAARFISHPGELDVVVGSNLFGDILTDIGAVIVGSMGMAPSANLNPEREHPSMFEPVHGSAPDIAGRGIANPIGQIWSAAMMLDHLGERAAHDAALAAIRRVLGETGIRTPDLGGTSSTREVADAVLAAIRDHAMAGAR is encoded by the coding sequence GTGAGCTCCCCGCGGCACCACGCCGTCGCGGTGCTGCCGGGCGACGGCATCGGCGTCGAGGTCATGCCGCCCGCGCTCGAGGCCGTCGACCTCCTCGGCGGGCTCCACGGCTTCGAGGTGGCGTGGACCGAGTACCCGTGGGGCTGCGACCACTACCTGGAGCACGGCGCGATGATGCCGGAGGACGGGATCGCGGCGCTCGCCGAGCACGACGCCATCCTCCTCGGCGCGGTCGGCGCGCCCGGCGTGCCCGACCACGTGTCGCTGTGGGGGCTGCTCATCCCGATCCGCCGGGCGTTCGACCAGTACGTGAACCTCCGCCCGGCGCTCCTCCTGCCCGGGGTCGAGAGCCCGCTCCGTGAGACGGCCGGCGGGATCGACATCCTCGTGGTCCGCGAGAACAGCGAGGGCGAGTACTCCGAGATCGGCGGCCGGGTCTTCCCCGGCACGGACCGCGAGCTCGCCCTGCAGGAGGCCGTGTTCTCGCGGCGCGGGATCGAGCGGGTCGTGCGGTTCGCGGCCGGGCTCGCCGAGTCGCGCGGCGGCACCCTCGTCTCGGCGACGAAGTCGAACGGCATCATCCACTCGATGCCCTTCTGGGACGAGGTCTTCGCCGACGTGCTCGCCGAGCACCCCGGGGTGGAGGGGCGGCTGCTCCACGTCGACGCGCTCGCGGCCCGCTTCATCAGCCACCCGGGCGAGCTCGACGTCGTCGTCGGCTCGAACCTCTTCGGCGACATCCTCACCGACATCGGCGCGGTCATCGTCGGCAGCATGGGCATGGCGCCCTCCGCGAACCTCAACCCCGAGCGCGAGCACCCCTCCATGTTCGAGCCGGTGCACGGCTCGGCCCCCGACATCGCCGGCCGCGGCATCGCGAACCCGATCGGCCAGATCTGGTCGGCGGCGATGATGCTCGACCACCTCGGGGAGCGCGCCGCGCACGATGCGGCGCTCGCCGCGATCCGGCGGGTCCTCGGCGAGACCGGGATCCGGACGCCCGACCTCGGCGGCACCTCGAGCACCCGCGAGGTGGCGGATGCCGTGCTCGCCGCGATCCGGGACCACGCGATGGCGGGCGCGCGATGA
- a CDS encoding cyclase family protein: MTTEKPSVDTVRELSERYRNWGRWGDDDERGTLNHATPERVAAAAASIRSGKRISMALPMDATGPQVAGGFGGRFNPIHLMFRDGGDIEMGTVIDEFYGGRDRHLRGTDDIIIMALQSSTQWDALAHIFFDGHMYNGRTPDQVTSKGARFGSVANATDQMAGRGVLLDIAHLKGVDALEPGYAITAEDLEAAEAAHGVTVGEGDFVMIRTGMVGERRGDWGDYAGGPAPGLGLESVPWVAERNIAGLAVDTWGMEVLPNQTEDVFQPLHCVFIVAMGLWVGEIFDFEELAADCREDGQYDFFFCAPPLPFTRAVGSPVNPMAIK, translated from the coding sequence ATGACCACCGAGAAGCCGTCCGTCGACACCGTGCGCGAGCTCAGCGAGCGCTACCGCAACTGGGGCCGCTGGGGCGACGACGACGAGCGCGGCACCCTCAACCACGCGACGCCCGAGCGGGTCGCCGCGGCCGCCGCGAGCATCCGCTCCGGCAAGCGGATCTCGATGGCGCTGCCCATGGACGCCACCGGCCCGCAGGTCGCGGGCGGATTCGGCGGTCGCTTCAACCCCATCCACCTCATGTTCCGCGACGGCGGCGACATCGAGATGGGGACCGTCATCGACGAGTTCTACGGCGGTCGCGACCGGCACCTCCGCGGCACCGACGACATCATCATCATGGCGCTGCAGTCCTCGACCCAGTGGGATGCCCTCGCGCACATCTTCTTCGACGGGCACATGTACAACGGGCGCACGCCCGACCAGGTCACGAGCAAGGGCGCCCGCTTCGGCTCCGTCGCGAACGCGACCGACCAGATGGCCGGCCGCGGGGTCCTGCTCGACATCGCCCACCTCAAGGGCGTCGACGCGCTGGAGCCCGGCTACGCGATCACCGCGGAGGATCTGGAGGCGGCGGAGGCCGCGCACGGCGTCACGGTCGGCGAGGGCGACTTCGTCATGATCCGCACCGGCATGGTGGGGGAGCGCCGCGGCGACTGGGGCGACTACGCGGGCGGCCCGGCCCCGGGGCTCGGGCTCGAGAGCGTGCCCTGGGTCGCGGAGCGGAACATCGCCGGCCTCGCCGTCGACACCTGGGGCATGGAGGTGCTGCCGAACCAGACGGAGGACGTCTTCCAGCCGCTGCACTGCGTCTTCATCGTCGCGATGGGCCTCTGGGTGGGCGAGATTTTCGACTTCGAGGAGCTCGCCGCCGACTGCCGCGAGGACGGCCAGTACGACTTCTTCTTCTGCGCGCCGCCGCTGCCCTTCACCCGCGCGGTCGGCTCGCCCGTGAACCCGATGGCGATCAAGTGA
- a CDS encoding AMP-binding protein, producing MNLHTLNVRSFLEDAVAGNASSPYLIWEDTEQSYEDFNARVDEAAALWHNMGIRKGDRVAFMADNSPGFLHAWLGLAKIGAVLVAVNTGFKYEEAKYLIDHSEARFALIDPAHGELFRRISDGSPHLGQTLALGAADGYEDFADEARRAGGRAPSVQLEGDDLISLIYTSGTTGRPKGVMQTHRNYVLTGQAYPAWMKMERGDRIYACLPLFHINSQAYSTMGAIGAEGAMVLAPRFSASRFWPEVRRHRVNVFNYIGAMTVILSKSEVTPEDRDHDVRVAYGVPALPHDVRMGVEERFGVACVSGFGMSETTYGLLEPIDGERVPDSMGVPRSHPDPSVPRTEAMIIGEDGAELPRGEVGELVLRGPATMLGYFKDPEKTAEALVDGWLRTGDSAWQDAEGRFFFVDRKKDIVRRRGENVSSLEVEMTINTHPDVRESAVIGVPSDMTDEELCVFVVAQPGREIDPESIIAWADDRLAAFKIPRYVETIEALPKTPTSKIEKHRLRSGDYSAGPRYDGGVRSTRRTPA from the coding sequence ATGAACCTTCACACGCTCAACGTCCGCTCCTTCCTCGAGGACGCGGTCGCCGGCAACGCGTCCTCCCCCTACCTGATCTGGGAGGACACGGAGCAGAGCTACGAGGACTTCAACGCCCGCGTCGACGAGGCGGCGGCGCTCTGGCACAACATGGGCATCCGGAAGGGCGACCGGGTCGCCTTCATGGCCGACAACAGCCCCGGCTTCCTCCACGCCTGGCTCGGGCTCGCGAAGATCGGCGCCGTGCTCGTCGCCGTCAACACGGGCTTCAAGTACGAGGAGGCGAAGTACCTCATCGACCACTCGGAGGCGCGCTTCGCGCTCATCGACCCCGCGCACGGCGAGCTCTTCCGCCGCATCTCCGACGGCTCCCCGCATCTCGGGCAGACGCTCGCGCTCGGCGCCGCGGACGGCTACGAGGACTTCGCCGACGAGGCACGCCGTGCCGGGGGCCGCGCGCCCTCCGTGCAGCTCGAGGGGGACGACCTCATCAGCCTCATCTACACCTCGGGCACGACGGGTCGGCCGAAGGGCGTGATGCAGACCCACCGCAACTACGTGCTCACCGGCCAGGCCTACCCCGCCTGGATGAAGATGGAGCGCGGCGACCGCATCTACGCCTGCCTCCCGCTCTTCCACATCAACTCGCAGGCCTACTCGACGATGGGCGCGATCGGGGCCGAGGGCGCCATGGTGCTCGCCCCCCGGTTCAGCGCGAGCCGGTTCTGGCCGGAGGTGCGCCGGCACCGCGTCAACGTCTTCAACTACATCGGCGCCATGACCGTCATCCTCTCCAAGAGCGAGGTCACCCCCGAGGACCGCGATCACGACGTCCGCGTCGCCTACGGCGTCCCGGCCCTCCCGCACGATGTGCGGATGGGCGTCGAGGAGCGCTTCGGCGTCGCCTGCGTCTCCGGCTTCGGCATGAGCGAGACGACCTACGGGCTCCTCGAGCCGATCGACGGCGAGCGCGTGCCGGACTCCATGGGCGTGCCGCGCTCGCATCCCGACCCCTCGGTCCCGAGGACGGAGGCCATGATCATCGGCGAGGACGGCGCGGAGCTCCCGCGCGGCGAGGTCGGCGAGCTGGTGCTCCGCGGGCCGGCGACGATGCTCGGCTACTTCAAGGACCCGGAGAAGACGGCCGAGGCGCTCGTCGACGGCTGGCTGCGCACGGGCGACAGCGCCTGGCAGGACGCCGAGGGCCGCTTCTTCTTCGTCGACCGGAAGAAGGACATCGTCCGCCGCCGCGGCGAGAACGTCTCCTCGCTCGAGGTGGAGATGACGATCAACACCCACCCGGATGTCCGCGAGAGCGCCGTGATCGGCGTCCCCTCGGACATGACCGACGAGGAGCTCTGCGTCTTCGTCGTCGCGCAGCCGGGCCGCGAGATCGACCCCGAGTCGATCATCGCGTGGGCCGACGACCGTCTCGCGGCCTTCAAGATCCCACGCTACGTCGAGACGATCGAGGCGCTGCCGAAGACCCCCACATCCAAGATCGAGAAGCACCGCCTGCGCTCGGGGGACTACTCGGCCGGCCCGCGCTACGACGGCGGCGTCCGGAGCACCCGACGGACCCCGGCCTGA
- a CDS encoding thiamine pyrophosphate-binding protein gives MVETTGARYLARALDAAGTTAVFLVPTVLSATLVAMEQETGIRRIVTHGEKAAAYMADGYARASGRVGVCMAQNIGAANLAAGLRDAVLGCSPVLAITGGPYPYSRGRNYYQEIEDLPLFKPVTRSSRQVFEAERLPDQLAQALRDATVGKPGPVHLELAGHTGDLVENGTLDAPPPPPREARVPGIRIEPDRDAVRAAAAAIAAAERPVVVAGGGVRASGAAAEVVALAERIGAPIATSMNGKDTVPSDHPLAIGIPGLYARASANQVLLEADLVIYVGSQTGSQLTLTWQVPPPETRVVHLDIEPSEPGRHYADTLPLVADARSGLRALLEALPETDLDAGAAWRERARELAARWREEVARHVESEAAELRPERLVTELSRLLPEDAIVVADTGHAGMWTAAHLDLAHPGQGFIRAAGSLGWGLPAGIGAQIARPDARVVVFTGDGGLLYHLSELETAARWQIPLTIVVNDNSSLNQEINPYTVAYGGELSGRHGELWHFRETDLAAVAESLGVTGIRVTSASGLASAIAQADETPGPVLIDVVTDRAAVAPKGSSERAR, from the coding sequence ATGGTGGAGACGACGGGTGCGCGGTACCTGGCGCGGGCGCTCGACGCCGCCGGCACGACCGCCGTCTTCCTCGTCCCGACCGTGCTCTCCGCGACCCTCGTCGCGATGGAGCAGGAGACCGGCATCCGCCGCATCGTCACCCACGGCGAGAAGGCCGCGGCGTACATGGCCGACGGCTACGCCAGGGCGAGCGGGCGCGTCGGGGTCTGCATGGCGCAGAACATCGGCGCCGCCAACCTCGCCGCGGGGCTCCGCGACGCCGTCCTCGGCTGCTCGCCTGTCCTCGCGATCACCGGCGGGCCCTACCCGTACAGCCGCGGCCGCAACTACTACCAGGAGATCGAGGACCTCCCGCTCTTCAAGCCGGTCACCCGCTCCAGCCGCCAGGTCTTCGAGGCCGAGCGCCTGCCCGACCAGCTCGCGCAGGCGCTGCGGGATGCCACGGTCGGGAAGCCGGGACCGGTCCACCTCGAGCTCGCCGGGCACACGGGCGACCTCGTCGAGAACGGGACCCTGGATGCGCCCCCGCCCCCGCCCCGCGAGGCGCGCGTGCCCGGCATCCGGATCGAGCCGGACCGCGACGCCGTCCGGGCGGCGGCGGCCGCGATCGCGGCGGCCGAGCGGCCGGTCGTCGTCGCCGGCGGCGGTGTGCGCGCCTCCGGCGCCGCGGCCGAGGTCGTCGCGCTCGCGGAGCGGATCGGCGCGCCCATCGCGACCTCCATGAACGGCAAGGACACGGTGCCGTCCGACCACCCGCTCGCGATCGGCATCCCGGGGCTCTACGCGCGCGCCTCCGCCAACCAGGTCCTCCTCGAGGCGGATCTCGTGATCTACGTCGGCAGCCAGACGGGCAGCCAGCTCACGCTCACCTGGCAGGTGCCGCCTCCCGAGACGCGCGTCGTGCACCTCGACATCGAGCCGAGCGAGCCCGGGCGCCACTACGCCGACACCCTGCCGCTCGTCGCCGACGCCCGCTCGGGCCTCCGCGCCCTGCTCGAGGCGCTCCCCGAGACGGACCTGGATGCGGGTGCCGCCTGGCGCGAGCGCGCCCGGGAGCTCGCGGCGCGCTGGCGGGAGGAGGTCGCCCGGCACGTCGAGTCGGAGGCCGCCGAGCTCCGGCCCGAGCGGCTCGTCACCGAGCTCTCGCGCCTGCTGCCGGAGGACGCGATCGTCGTCGCCGACACCGGCCACGCGGGCATGTGGACGGCCGCGCACCTCGACCTCGCGCATCCCGGGCAGGGCTTCATCCGCGCGGCGGGCTCGCTCGGCTGGGGCCTCCCGGCCGGCATCGGCGCCCAGATCGCGCGCCCCGACGCCCGCGTGGTCGTCTTCACGGGCGACGGCGGGCTGCTCTACCACCTGAGCGAGCTGGAGACGGCGGCGCGCTGGCAGATCCCGCTCACGATCGTCGTCAACGACAACAGCTCGCTCAACCAGGAGATCAACCCGTACACCGTCGCCTACGGCGGCGAGCTGTCGGGCCGCCACGGCGAGCTGTGGCACTTCCGCGAGACGGACCTCGCGGCGGTCGCCGAGTCGCTCGGCGTCACCGGCATCCGCGTCACCAGCGCGAGCGGGCTCGCCTCCGCGATCGCGCAGGCGGACGAGACCCCCGGCCCCGTGCTCATCGACGTCGTCACCGACCGCGCCGCCGTCGCGCCGAAGGGCTCGTCCGAGCGGGCGCGCTGA
- a CDS encoding IclR family transcriptional regulator, whose protein sequence is MSETESLNGGGKPSVLTRAITLLELVSSHGDGIGVRDAARRTGIDRSAVSRILTHFDELGYVEQDGERGVYSPGPRLFSLVAALSERDSLVRAASPLLHELVERFNETCYLGARVDDHLVFRSKVDCEHTIRYVIELGKPFPLVGGASGLAILSGLRDDEIDAVLRRPIDRNTPQSFASADEVREQLAKDRELGYTYSPGRWVPNGAGIGAPFFDASGRCAGAITMSMPADRLATMSIEEVGLAVRDASARMSERLGYRAT, encoded by the coding sequence ATGAGCGAGACCGAATCGCTGAACGGGGGCGGCAAGCCGAGCGTCCTGACGAGGGCGATCACCCTGCTCGAGCTCGTCTCCAGCCACGGCGACGGGATCGGCGTGCGCGACGCCGCCCGCCGCACCGGCATCGATCGCAGCGCCGTGAGCCGCATCCTCACCCACTTCGACGAGCTCGGCTACGTCGAGCAGGACGGCGAGCGCGGCGTCTACAGCCCCGGCCCCCGCCTGTTCTCCCTCGTCGCCGCCCTCAGCGAGCGCGACTCCCTCGTGCGGGCCGCGAGCCCCCTCCTCCACGAGCTCGTCGAGCGCTTCAACGAGACCTGCTACCTCGGCGCGCGCGTCGACGACCACCTCGTCTTCCGCAGCAAGGTCGACTGCGAGCACACCATCCGCTACGTCATCGAGCTCGGCAAGCCGTTCCCGCTCGTCGGCGGCGCCTCCGGCCTCGCGATCCTCTCCGGCCTCCGCGATGACGAGATCGACGCCGTCCTCCGCCGGCCGATCGACCGGAACACCCCGCAGAGCTTCGCCTCGGCGGACGAGGTCCGCGAGCAGCTCGCGAAGGACCGCGAGCTGGGCTACACCTACTCCCCCGGCCGTTGGGTGCCGAACGGGGCCGGCATCGGGGCGCCGTTCTTCGACGCGAGCGGGCGGTGCGCGGGCGCGATCACGATGTCGATGCCCGCCGACCGCCTCGCGACGATGTCGATCGAGGAGGTCGGGCTCGCCGTGCGGGACGCCTCGGCGCGGATGTCGGAGCGGCTGGGATACCGCGCGACCTGA
- a CDS encoding ABC transporter ATP-binding protein → METELAPPVEVRGLRKHYRRAVAVDEVSFTVRPGRIVGLLGPNGAGKTTTMRILLGLASADAGDALICGRPIAELPRPASIVGAVLDGGGLDGARTGRQHLRIAAAQAGAGADRVDALLAEVELGAAADRRIGGYSLGMRQRLALAAALIADPSLLVLDEPANGLDPEAMHWLRGRLRAFADAGGAILLSSHLLADVAQIADDVVVIVGGRVAADVTLADATAAGDLERFYLQLVQGGAVVR, encoded by the coding sequence ATGGAAACCGAACTCGCCCCGCCCGTCGAGGTGCGCGGCCTGCGGAAGCACTACCGCCGGGCCGTCGCCGTCGACGAGGTCAGCTTCACCGTCCGGCCCGGCCGCATCGTCGGGCTCCTCGGCCCCAACGGCGCCGGCAAGACCACCACCATGCGCATCCTGCTCGGCCTCGCCTCGGCCGACGCGGGCGACGCGCTCATCTGCGGGCGGCCGATCGCCGAGCTCCCGCGGCCGGCCTCCATCGTCGGCGCCGTCCTCGACGGCGGCGGCCTGGACGGCGCCCGCACCGGGCGGCAGCACCTCCGCATCGCGGCGGCGCAGGCCGGCGCGGGCGCAGACCGGGTCGACGCCCTGCTCGCGGAGGTCGAGCTCGGCGCCGCCGCGGATCGCCGCATCGGCGGCTACTCGCTGGGGATGCGGCAGCGGCTCGCCCTCGCCGCCGCGCTGATCGCCGATCCGAGCCTGCTCGTCCTCGACGAGCCGGCGAACGGGCTCGACCCGGAGGCGATGCACTGGCTGCGCGGCCGGCTGCGCGCCTTCGCGGATGCGGGCGGCGCCATCCTGCTCTCCTCGCATCTGCTCGCGGATGTGGCGCAGATCGCCGACGACGTGGTCGTCATCGTGGGCGGCCGCGTCGCCGCGGACGTCACGCTCGCGGATGCGACCGCGGCGGGCGACCTCGAGCGCTTCTACCTGCAGCTCGTGCAGGGCGGGGCGGTGGTGCGCTGA
- a CDS encoding acyltransferase family protein yields the protein MTSHPPEPTSAGGRHGNDFDALRLLGAVLVIVGHGFVLHGEPGRTPYAFGLALHTLGVAIFFAISGFLIMGSWMRRPALAVYATSRAARILPALVPVTLVCAFLLGPLVSTLPLGEYLSSGATWAYLANLVPVVPQYELPGVFTELPYPDAVNGSLWTLRVEFLCYLAVALLALVPARARPGAIAAAAIAAAAISMLDLRVADADVSSAADVLVYFGAGALLRFAPRRLLGPLPALLALGLWAVASALLPEAGRLLSWVALPLVIVAAGLASTPVARRAARFGDLSYGMYLWAFPVQQTLLHLSPGMPVWAGIGLVTLVSAVLALLSWHLVEAPAMRAKDRLPWMRRTPSAQRR from the coding sequence GTGACCTCCCACCCGCCCGAGCCGACATCCGCGGGCGGCCGTCACGGCAACGACTTCGACGCGCTGCGGCTCCTCGGCGCGGTCCTCGTCATCGTCGGCCACGGCTTCGTGCTCCACGGGGAGCCCGGGCGCACGCCCTACGCCTTCGGTCTCGCGCTGCACACGCTCGGCGTCGCGATCTTCTTCGCGATCAGCGGCTTCCTCATCATGGGGAGCTGGATGCGGCGGCCGGCCCTCGCGGTCTACGCGACCAGCCGGGCGGCCCGCATCCTCCCCGCCCTCGTGCCGGTGACGCTCGTCTGCGCCTTCCTGCTCGGCCCGCTCGTCTCGACGCTGCCGCTCGGCGAGTACCTCTCGAGCGGCGCGACCTGGGCGTACCTCGCGAACCTCGTGCCCGTCGTGCCGCAGTACGAGCTGCCCGGGGTCTTCACCGAGCTGCCGTACCCGGATGCGGTGAACGGCTCGCTCTGGACCCTCCGCGTCGAGTTCCTCTGCTACCTCGCGGTCGCGCTGCTGGCGCTCGTCCCGGCCCGCGCGCGCCCGGGCGCGATCGCGGCGGCGGCGATCGCGGCCGCCGCGATCTCGATGCTCGACCTCCGCGTCGCCGACGCCGACGTGTCCTCCGCCGCCGACGTCCTCGTCTACTTCGGCGCCGGCGCGCTCCTCCGCTTCGCGCCGCGCCGCCTCCTCGGCCCGCTGCCCGCGCTCCTCGCGCTCGGGCTGTGGGCGGTGGCGAGCGCGCTCCTGCCGGAGGCGGGCCGCCTGCTCAGCTGGGTCGCCCTCCCCCTCGTGATCGTCGCGGCGGGTCTCGCCTCGACGCCGGTCGCGCGACGCGCGGCGCGCTTCGGCGACCTCTCCTACGGCATGTACCTGTGGGCGTTCCCGGTGCAGCAGACGCTGCTCCACCTGAGCCCGGGGATGCCGGTGTGGGCCGGCATCGGCCTCGTCACCCTGGTGAGCGCGGTGCTCGCCCTGCTGAGCTGGCACCTCGTCGAGGCGCCGGCGATGCGCGCGAAGGACCGCCTCCCGTGGATGCGGCGGACGCCGAGCGCGCAGCGCCGCTGA
- a CDS encoding LCP family protein, producing the protein MADEQARPRTRREAREAAPARPAGLARHGRLAPRRAIRGVLALVASTLAVALVASGSVAAIAGWQLQQNIAGGVDLDPDGGEPIVPPTIGAYPGGFNMLLVGSDADAATRDSVLNDVNILVHVSADQTNAVAVSIPRDLITPFPPCKREDGTMSSALSGAQINEALLYGGLGCAVTVVESITGLDIQFAGMITFSGVIKMSNAIGGVDVCVAQDIDDSYTGLHLAKGTHTLKGSQALKYLRSRHGVGNGSDLTRISSQQVYLSALLRKLKSDETLTDVGKLFSLANAATKNMELSKQLSNLDTMVAMAKALDNIDLSRITFVQYPTTYLTGAQAGRVTTNVPKAQELFAAIKADKGVKLDKAGDDEGSTADPNATKTPKPDPSGSASADPEASEQPDDSAVVGGVSGQDASQSTCSVGFGG; encoded by the coding sequence GTGGCCGACGAGCAGGCACGTCCCCGCACCCGCCGGGAGGCGCGGGAGGCCGCGCCCGCCCGACCCGCGGGGCTCGCGCGTCACGGCCGCCTCGCCCCGCGCCGCGCGATCCGCGGGGTGCTCGCGCTCGTGGCCTCGACGCTCGCCGTCGCCCTCGTCGCGAGCGGCTCGGTCGCGGCGATCGCCGGCTGGCAGCTCCAGCAGAACATCGCCGGCGGCGTCGACCTCGACCCCGACGGCGGCGAGCCGATCGTGCCGCCGACCATCGGGGCCTACCCCGGCGGCTTCAACATGCTCCTCGTCGGCAGCGACGCGGACGCGGCGACGCGCGACTCGGTCCTCAACGACGTCAACATCCTCGTCCACGTCTCCGCCGACCAGACGAACGCGGTCGCGGTGAGCATCCCCCGCGACCTCATCACGCCCTTCCCGCCCTGCAAGCGCGAGGACGGCACGATGTCGAGCGCGCTCTCGGGGGCGCAGATCAACGAGGCGCTCCTCTACGGCGGGCTCGGCTGCGCCGTGACGGTCGTCGAGAGCATCACCGGCCTCGACATCCAGTTCGCGGGCATGATCACCTTCAGCGGGGTCATCAAGATGTCGAACGCCATCGGCGGCGTCGACGTCTGCGTCGCGCAGGACATCGACGACTCGTACACGGGCCTCCACCTCGCCAAGGGCACCCACACGCTCAAGGGCAGCCAGGCGCTCAAGTACCTCCGCAGCCGGCACGGCGTCGGCAACGGCTCCGACCTGACGCGCATCAGCTCGCAGCAGGTCTACCTCTCTGCGCTGCTGCGCAAGCTCAAGAGCGACGAGACCCTCACGGATGTCGGCAAGCTCTTCTCGCTCGCGAACGCGGCGACGAAGAACATGGAGCTCTCGAAGCAGCTCTCGAATCTCGACACCATGGTCGCGATGGCGAAGGCGCTCGACAACATCGACCTCTCGCGGATCACGTTCGTGCAGTACCCGACGACGTATCTCACGGGTGCGCAGGCGGGACGCGTCACGACGAACGTGCCGAAGGCGCAGGAGCTGTTCGCCGCGATCAAGGCCGACAAGGGCGTCAAGCTCGACAAGGCCGGCGACGACGAGGGCTCGACCGCCGACCCGAACGCGACGAAGACGCCGAAGCCGGATCCGTCCGGCTCGGCGAGCGCGGACCCGGAGGCGAGCGAGCAGCCGGACGACTCGGCCGTCGTCGGCGGCGTCTCGGGCCAGGACGCCTCGCAGTCGACCTGCTCGGTCGGCTTCGGCGGCTAG
- a CDS encoding LCP family protein, translating to MSELTRDRANRAPKPPSVARHGRLPRRGAGRTIAALVSSTLAVLLVGGGSVGAIWAWQFQTGIADEAVAINEDGEVAVPPTIGAYEGGFNMLVVGSDADSDRESVLNDVNILIHVSADQTNAVAVSLPRDLVVPFPSCKRSDGTESSPMAGRPINEALYYGGLACAVKVVEGVSGVDIQFAGMITFDGVVKMSNAIGGVDVCVAQDIDDSYTGLHLKAGVHTLKGRNAMLFLRTRHGVGDGSDLTRISSQQVFLSSLLRKVKSEDTLTDPGKLFKLAGAAQKNMTLSKELASLDTMVAMAQALNNIGLDRITFAQFPGTTGVGGIYEGKVAPIQAQADALFAAIRNDQPIAFETAGDDRGSTADPNATEEPEPDPEPSATPGTGETASPSPTKKPGKDPVTIPSLRGQTAAQQTCSVGR from the coding sequence ATGAGCGAGCTGACGCGGGACCGCGCGAACCGCGCGCCCAAGCCGCCGAGCGTGGCCCGCCACGGGCGTCTGCCCCGGCGCGGCGCGGGGCGCACGATCGCGGCGCTCGTGTCGAGCACGCTCGCGGTCCTGCTCGTCGGGGGCGGCTCCGTCGGCGCGATCTGGGCCTGGCAGTTCCAGACCGGGATCGCGGACGAGGCGGTCGCGATCAACGAGGACGGCGAGGTCGCGGTCCCGCCGACGATCGGCGCGTACGAGGGCGGCTTCAACATGCTCGTCGTCGGCAGCGACGCCGACTCGGATCGCGAGAGCGTCCTCAACGACGTCAACATCCTCATCCACGTCTCCGCCGACCAGACGAACGCGGTCGCCGTGAGCCTGCCGCGCGATCTCGTCGTGCCCTTCCCGTCCTGCAAGCGCTCCGACGGGACGGAGAGCTCGCCCATGGCCGGGCGCCCCATCAACGAGGCGCTGTACTACGGCGGCCTCGCCTGCGCCGTGAAGGTCGTGGAGGGCGTCAGCGGCGTCGACATCCAGTTCGCCGGCATGATCACCTTCGACGGCGTCGTGAAGATGTCGAACGCGATCGGGGGCGTCGACGTCTGCGTCGCGCAGGACATCGACGACTCGTACACGGGCCTTCATCTCAAGGCCGGGGTGCACACCTTGAAGGGCCGGAACGCGATGCTCTTCCTCCGCACCCGGCACGGGGTCGGCGACGGCTCCGACCTCACCCGCATCAGCTCGCAGCAGGTGTTCCTCTCCTCGCTGCTGCGCAAGGTGAAGAGCGAGGACACGCTCACCGACCCGGGCAAGCTGTTCAAGCTGGCGGGCGCCGCGCAGAAGAACATGACCCTGTCGAAGGAGCTCGCGAGCCTCGACACGATGGTCGCGATGGCGCAGGCCCTCAACAACATCGGCCTCGACCGCATCACCTTCGCGCAGTTCCCGGGCACGACGGGCGTCGGCGGCATCTACGAGGGCAAGGTCGCCCCCATCCAGGCGCAGGCGGACGCCCTCTTCGCGGCCATCCGCAACGACCAGCCGATCGCGTTCGAGACGGCGGGCGACGACCGCGGCTCGACGGCCGACCCGAACGCCACGGAGGAGCCCGAGCCCGATCCCGAGCCGTCGGCGACGCCCGGCACGGGCGAGACCGCCTCGCCGAGCCCGACGAAGAAGCCCGGCAAGGACCCGGTCACGATCCCCAGCCTGCGCGGCCAGACGGCAGCGCAGCAGACCTGCTCGGTCGGGCGGTAG